The Vicia villosa cultivar HV-30 ecotype Madison, WI linkage group LG1, Vvil1.0, whole genome shotgun sequence genome includes a region encoding these proteins:
- the LOC131628717 gene encoding oxysterol-binding protein-related protein 4B-like, producing MAAEGKRQPIIVLTKPFSLQIETDSEPSYSYRAPNIVRRLLSLFKNVRPGADLTNLQLPPLFYFPKSQLQCYGESVYSTTSNSNLLTKCNNEQSPLERLTSVVAWSISTTRPMSFGVAPYNPILGETHHVSKGNLNVLLEQVSINPPVSALHATDKKENIEMIWSQQPAPKFRGTSIEADVHGKRVLKLRNHGETYEMNSPRLSIRILPFPGVSWVGNVNILCKETGLVAELSYKSSYSFLGFGGNSKLVQGKILDSSSFNVLYEIDGQWDRTVKVKDTNSGKVKVIYDAKEVISGLKAPIVKDAEGVLQTESALIWGELTQAIISNDWEKAKEAKQGVEERQKKLLRERETKGETWTPKNFVVSYSNESGLECDCSPINKWVPPAPITAL from the exons ATG GCAGCAGAAGGGAAGAGGCAACCGATAATTGTTTTGACCAAGCCATTCTCATTGCAAATTGAAACCGATTCAGAGCCGAGTTACAGTTACCGAGCCCCTAATATTGTACGCCGCTTATTAAGTTTGTTTAAGAATGTACGGCCCGGAGCAGATCTCACTAACTTACAG CTTCCGCCTCTATTTTATTTCCCAAAATCACAACTTCAATGCTACGGTGAATCGGTATACAGCACAACTTCAAATTCGAACTTGCTGACCAAATGCAACAACGAGCAAAGTCCATTGGAAAGGCTCACATCCGTCGTAGCATGGAGCATATCTACCACGCGCCCTATGTCTTTTGGTGTTGCTCCATATAATCCCATTCTTGGAGAGACACACCATGTTTCCAAAGGCAACCTTAACGTTCTACTCGAGCAAGTTTCCATCAATCCTCCCGTATCTGCTCTTCATGCAACAGACAAGAAGGAAAACATTGAAATGATATGGTCACAGCAACCTGCTCCAAAGTTCCGCG GTACAAGTATCGAAGCTGATGTGCATGGAAAAAGGGTTCTAAAGCTTAGAAATCACGGGGAAACATATGAAATGAACAGTCCTCGCCTCTCGATTAGAATTCTTCCGTTTCCAGGAGTTAGTTGGGTTGGCAATGTTAATATATTGTGCAAAGAGACAGGTCTTGTGGCTGAGTTATCCTACAAATCATCCTATTCTTTTCTTGGATTTGGAGGGAATAGTAAGTTGGTCCAAGGGAAGATCCTTGATTCTTCATCATTCAATGTACTATATGAAATTGATGGTCAATGGGATAG GACTGTTAAAGTGAAGGATACAAATAGTGGGAAAGTCAAAGTGATATATGATGCAAAAGAAGTCATTTCAGGGCTCAAAGCTCCTATTGTCAAAGATGCAGAG GGTGTGTTGCAAACTGAATCAGCCCTTATTTGGGGTGAGTTGACACAAGCCATTATTAGCAATGATTGGGAGAAAGCAAAAGAAGCAAAGCAAGGTGTAGAGGAAAGACAAAAGAAGTTGTTGAGAGAAAGAGAAACCAAAGGAGAAACTTGGACCCCTAAGAATTTTGTGGTGTCTTATAGTAATGAAAGTGGGTTGGAGTGTGATTGTTCACCCATTAACAAATGGGTCCCTCCTGCTCCTATCACAGCCCTTTAA
- the LOC131628708 gene encoding subtilisin-like protease SBT2.5 translates to MRFLEFGFVLLVVLLALLVSVKGEIYIVTVEGEPIISYSGGIDEFEATAVESDEKIDTTSELVTSYGRHLEKRHDMLLGMLFKEGTFKKLYSYKHLINGFAVHISPEQAETLRRAPGVKSVDRDWKVKRLTTHTPQFLGLPTGVWPTGGGFDRAGEDIVIGFVDSGIFPHHPSFSTHNTEPYEPVPSYRGKCEVDPDTKRSFCNGKIVGAQHFAQAAIASGSFNPSVDFASPLDGDGHGSHTASIAAGNNGIPVRMHGHEFGKASGMAPRARIAVYKALYRLFGGFVADVVAAIDQAVYDGVDILSLSVGPNSPPAAAKTTFLNPFDATLLGAVKAGVFVAQAAGNGGPFPKTMVSYSPWIATVAAAIDDRRYKNHLTLGNGNILAGVGLSPSTHLNRTYTLVAANDVLLDSSVMKYSPTDCQRPEVFNKKLIEGNILLCGYSFNFVVGTSSIKKVSQTAKSLGAAGFVLCVENVSPGAKFDPVPVGLPGILISDISNSKKLIDYYNISTPRDWTGRVKSFKSLGKIGDGLMPILHKSAPQVALFSARGPNIKDFSFNEADLLKPDILAPGSLIWAAWSPNGTDEANYVGEGFAMISGTSMSAPHIAGIAALIKQKHPHWSPAAIKSALMTTSTTLDRAGNPLLAQQTSETEAIKFVKATPFDYGSGHVDPTAALDPGLIFDAGYADYLGFLCTTPGIDVHEIRNYTHVPCNSTMGKPSNLNTPSITISHLVGTQEVHRTVTNVAEEETYVITARMEPAVAIEVNPPAMTVNAGASRQFTVTLTSRSVTGSYSFGEVILKGSRGHKVRIPVVAKGFQR, encoded by the exons ATGAGATTTTTGGAGTTTGGGTTTGTGTTGTTGGTTGTTTTATTAGCTCTTTTGGTTTCTGTGAAAGGTGAGATTTATATAGTTACTGTTGAAGGTGAACCTATTATAAGTTATTCTGGAGGTATTGATGAATTTGAAGCTACTGCTGTGGAATCTGATGAAAAAATTGATACTACCAG TGAATTAGTTACTTCATACGGTCGTCATCTGGAGAAACGACATGATATGCTTCTTGGAATGCTGTTTAAGGAAGGGACATTCAAGAAACTCTATAGCTATAAACATCTTATAAATGGGTTTGCTGTTCATATTTCGCCGGAACAG GCAGAAACTCTACGACGTGCTCCTGGAGTGAAATCGGTTGATAGGGACTGGAAGGTGAAGAGACTTACAACACACACGCCGCAATTTTTGGGGCTTCCAACTGGGGTATGGCCGACTGGAGGTGGCTTTGATAGAGCGGGAGAAGATATTGTGATTGGATTTGTGGACTCGGGGATTTTTCCTCATCACCCGAGTTTTTCAACTCATAATACTGAACCGTATGAGCCAGTTCCAAGCTATAGAGGAAAATGTGAAGTTGATCCAGATACTAAAAGGAGCTTTTGCAATGGGAAGATTGTTGGAGCACAACATTTTGCACAAGCTGCAATAGCTTCTGGATCATTCAACCCTTCGGTTGATTTCGCTTCTCCTCTAGATGGGGATGGACATGGCAG TCATACAGCTTCTATTGCAGCAGGAAATAATGGAATTCCTGTGAGGATGCATGGTCATGAATTCGGGAAAGCAAGCGGCATGGCTCCTCGTGCGAG GATTGCTGTATACAAGGCACTCTATAGACTCTTCGGTGGGTTTGTTGCTGATGTAGTTGCTGCAATTGACCAG GCTGTATATGATGGAGTGGATATACTCAGTCTTTCAGTTGGACCAAACAGTCCTCCAGCAGCCGCCAAAACTACATTTTTGAACCCGTTTGATGCAACACTTCTTGGAGCTGTGAAAGCTGGTGTATTTGTTGCACAAGCTGCTGGAAATGGCGGTCCTTTCCCCAAGACAATGGTTTCATATAGTCCATGGATAGCAACTGTAGCAGCTGCAATTGATGATCGTAGATACAAAAACCATTTAACGCTTGGAAATGGAAATATCTTAGCTGGAGTCGGGTTATCCC cttctacccatttaaaCCGAACATACACATTGGTTGCTGCAAACGATGTGCTGCTAGATTCTTCGGTCATGAAGTACAGCCCCACCGATTGCCAGAGACCAGAAGTTTTTAACAAGAAATTGATAGAGGGGAACATTCTTCTCTGTGGATATTCTTTCAACTTTGTTGTAGGTACTTCATCCATCAAGAAAGTATCACAAACAGCAAAGTCCCTTGGTGCAGCTGGATTTGTTCTCTGTGTTGAAAATGTTTCCCCTGGAGCTAAATTCGATCCTGTCCCCGTTGGCCTTCCCGGGATTCTCATCTCAGACATCAGCAATTCAAAG aaactTATAGACTATTATAATATCTCGACACCAAGAGACTGGACCGGACGAGTAAAGAGCTTCAAAAGTTTAGGTAAAATCGGTGATGGTTTGATGCCTATTCTACACAAGTCTGCGCCGCAGGTGGCATTATTCTCTGCTAGAGGGCCAAATATAAAGGACTTCAGCTTCAACGAGGCAGATCTTCTCAAACCAGATATATTAGCTCCTGGTTCATTGATTTGGGCTGCTTGGAGTCCAAATGGAACCGATGAGGCAAATTATGTTG GCGAGGGATTTGCTATGATATCTGGAACTAGCATGTCTGCACCACATATAGCTGGAATTGCTGCTCTTATAAAGCAGAAGCATCCACATTGGAGCCCTGCCGCGATTAAGTCAGCTTTGATGACAACATCAACAACTCTAGACAGAGCAGGGAATCCTCTTCTAGCACAACAAACTTCTGAAACAGAAGCTATTAAATTCGTCAAAGCTACGCCTTTTGATTACGGGAGTGGACATGTTGATCCAACAGCTGCGTTGGATCCTGGCCTTATCTTCGATGCAG GATATGCGGATTATCTTGGCTTCTTATGCACAACACCCGGTATCGACGTCCACGAGATAAGAAACTACACTCATGTTCCATGCAACAGTACTATGGGCAAACCATCCAATTTAAACACTCCATCCATCACAATCTCCCATCTCGTCGGAACTCAAGAAGTCCACCGCACCGTAACCAACGTCGCCGAGGAAGAAACCTACGTGATCACAGCTAGAATGGAACCAGCAGTTGCCATTGAAGTAAACCCTCCAGCAATGACTGTCAACGCAGGCGCGTCACGTCAGTTTACAGTGACGCTAACGTCTCGCTCTGTGACAGGAAGTTACAGTTTTGGAGAGGTTATACTAAAAGGAAGCAGAGGACATAAAGTGAGGATCCCTGTTGTGGCTAAAGGATTCCAACGATAG